In Acidaminococcus fermentans DSM 20731, one genomic interval encodes:
- the nspC gene encoding carboxynorspermidine decarboxylase — MDWNKVREDRPAFAGLQGKTPEAAFGRLGTPCYILDKAALRRNGEILKGVQDRTGCRILLAQKAFSNYDLYPVLEPYLAGTEASGLYEAKLGREAMPGKEVHVFCGAYRADQMEEVCQVADHIVFNSPRQLKTYGPMAKKAGKSVGLRINPECSTQEGHAIYDPCAPGSRMGTTRAQWDAWMTPDLVELLDGIHFHTLCEQDADDLKKTLDAVEEKFGDVLPKMKWVNMGGGHHITRPGYHIPLLEECIRRAQKAWDVTVYLEPGEACALNAGYLATRVLDVVENGDVKIAILDTSAACHMPDVLEMPYRPPLYGAGEPGERAVTWRLGSGTCLSGDVAGDYSFDGDLEVGDMLLFGDMAIYTTCKNNTFNGMPLPDIDVLEEDGSVKVLKKFGYEDFKMRLGR, encoded by the coding sequence ATGGACTGGAACAAGGTGCGGGAGGACCGTCCCGCCTTTGCGGGCCTGCAGGGGAAAACACCGGAGGCCGCTTTCGGCCGGCTGGGCACCCCCTGCTACATCCTGGACAAGGCGGCCCTCCGCCGGAACGGGGAGATCCTGAAAGGGGTACAGGACCGGACGGGCTGCCGGATCCTCCTGGCCCAGAAGGCTTTTTCCAACTACGACCTGTACCCGGTGCTGGAACCGTACCTGGCGGGCACCGAAGCCAGCGGCCTCTATGAGGCGAAGCTGGGCCGGGAAGCCATGCCGGGGAAGGAAGTCCACGTGTTCTGCGGGGCCTACCGGGCCGACCAGATGGAAGAAGTCTGCCAGGTGGCGGATCACATTGTGTTCAATTCGCCCCGGCAGCTGAAAACCTATGGCCCCATGGCCAAAAAGGCCGGGAAAAGCGTGGGGCTCCGGATCAATCCGGAATGTTCCACCCAGGAAGGCCACGCCATCTATGATCCCTGTGCCCCCGGCAGCCGGATGGGGACCACCCGGGCCCAGTGGGATGCCTGGATGACTCCGGATCTGGTGGAGCTCCTGGACGGGATCCATTTCCACACCCTGTGCGAACAGGATGCGGATGATCTGAAAAAGACCCTGGATGCGGTGGAAGAGAAGTTCGGGGATGTGCTGCCCAAAATGAAATGGGTGAACATGGGGGGTGGGCACCACATTACCCGTCCGGGCTACCATATCCCCCTGCTGGAAGAATGCATCCGCCGGGCCCAGAAGGCCTGGGATGTGACCGTGTACCTGGAACCGGGAGAGGCCTGTGCCCTGAATGCCGGCTACCTGGCCACCCGGGTGCTGGATGTGGTGGAAAACGGGGATGTGAAGATCGCCATCCTGGACACCAGCGCTGCCTGCCATATGCCGGACGTGCTGGAAATGCCCTACCGGCCCCCTCTGTACGGAGCCGGGGAACCGGGAGAACGGGCGGTGACCTGGCGCCTGGGCAGCGGCACCTGCCTGTCTGGGGATGTGGCCGGAGACTACAGCTTCGACGGGGACCTGGAAGTGGGGGACATGCTGCTTTTCGGAGACATGGCCATCTACACCACCTGCAAGAACAACACCTTCAACGGCATGCCTCTGCCGGACATCGACGTGCTGGAAGAGGACGGCTCGGTAAAGGTGCTGAAAAAGTTCGGATACGAAGATTTCAAGATGAGATTGGGGAGGTAA